One Cryptosporidium parvum Iowa II chromosome 5, whole genome shotgun sequence DNA segment encodes these proteins:
- a CDS encoding small nuclear ribonucleoprotein U6: MRDLNYDRTHNEDSSPNQNDEINSNNSNNNNNNNNQTSLSSWMLCLEEDLDKEIYVVLRDGRQFTGIFRSFDQYGSLCLERSFEVFSNNDCYNEIYQGCMIFRGDNLMLCGLIDQNIKSYNAKKIPLADILKIKQEEKNLKSINSNTSPNVFGWIPDDSI; this comes from the coding sequence atgagAGACTTAAATTACGATAGAACACATAATGAAGATTCAAGTCCGAATCAAAATGATGAGATAAATAgcaataatagtaataataataataataataataatcaaactTCTCTATCATCATGGATGCTTTGTTTAGAGGAAGATCTAGACAAGGAAATATATGTTGTATTGAGAGATGGAAGACAATTTACTGGTATTTTTAGAAGTTTTGATCAATATGGAAGTTTATGTCTTGAAAGATCTTTTGAAGTATTCAGTAATAATGATTGttataatgaaatttaCCAGGGATGTATGATATTTAGAGGAGATAATTTAATGTTATGTGGTCTAATTGACCAGAATATTAAGTCATATAATGCCAAGAAGATCCCATTGGctgatatattaaaaattaagcAAGAAGAGAAGAATCTCAAATCTATCAATTCTAACACTTCACCTAATGTATTTGGGTGGATTCCTGACGACAGTATTTAA
- a CDS encoding 40S ribosomal protein S17 (transcripts identified by EST), translating into MGRVRTKTVKRAARLIVEKYVSKLTLDFQTNKKIAEEVASIPTKRLRNKIAGFVTHLMRRIQKGPVRGISLKLQEEERERRMEKLPDKSEVDLDVILVDQDTKDMLVGLGLDIPVEVVSPTRVFQGKSGRH; encoded by the coding sequence ATGGGTAGAGTTAGAACAAAGACAGTCAAAAGAGCAGCAAGACTTATTGTTGAGAAATATGTATCAAAACTTACTTTAGATTTCCAAACCAATAAGAAGATTGCTGAAGAAGTTGCTTCAATCCCAACTAAGCGTCTTAGAAATAAGATTGCAGGATTTGTTACTCATTTAATGAGAAGAATCCAAAAGGGTCCAGTACGTGgtatttcattaaaactCCAAGAAGAAGAGAGAGAAAGACGTATGGAAAAACTCCCAGATAAATCCGAAGTCGATTTGGACGTTATCTTGGTTGATCAAGATACCAAGGATATGCTTGTTGGATTGGGTCTTGATATCCCTGTTGAAGTTGTCTCTCCAACACGTGTATTCCAAGGTAAATCAGGTAGACACTAG
- a CDS encoding ankyrin repeat protein having a possible transmembrane domain — MLDKCIKYISKSNIDDLKELLGFDDNVSDENDDYLIISNLEDINKKSKKGVIPIHLACKIQDFDILRLLLRCEDLDVNIRDPTNSFTPIITLINNGGDIECLNLLLKRSPNLDLCDEEFGDSPLHWAVRLELPKVVHRLVKSGMDVNLLNHKTGQTPLHLAVLIGNEEVIMELIGLSANPIISDDNDLERNSILHLCILGNIPNIALYIFNSATEYQKDIMRKSVNRNGNTALHLAYMYGMMGLAEFLINNGFDKDALNDQNLSPLDLKLEYQENNRKESKEDNKISQNQYKKTEIRQRRANKIREEIYETPVSEFLVKYNIAEKPNLIINNDEEENNDKVLGKHDFVFKLFYKKGYYYLDSSFTSLTFNDLTNIGIKDKSLKELILESLSQEEKINQEKIQKSLKQQQQDKKKRNTGYSLIAISTCIFIFFILYIVLNALSRNKEIQTNPSKKPRNYSSSYTKYKARYDI, encoded by the coding sequence ATGTTGGATAAGtgtataaaatatattagcaaatcaaatattgatgatcTAAAAGAGTTACTTGGCTTTGATGATAATGTTTCagatgaaaatgatgattacttaataatttcaaatctagaagatattaataagaaatcaaaaaaagGTGTTATTCCAATACATTTAGCATGTAAAATCCaagattttgatattttaagGCTACTTTTAAGATGTGAAGATCTAGATGTAAATATAAGAGATCCAACCAATTCATTTACTCCAATAATAACCTTAATCAACAATGGTGGAGATATTGAGTgcttaaatttattattaaaaagatcTCCAAATCTAGATTTGTGTGATGAAGAATTTGGAGATTCACCATTACACTGGGCAGTAAGATTAGAACTACCTAAGGTTGTACATAGATTAGTAAAATCTGGAATGGATGTTAATCTACTTAATCATAAAACTGGTCAAACTCCTCTTCATCTTGCTGTTTTGATTGGAAATGAGGAAGTTATTATGGAATTAATTGGATTATCTGCAAATCCTATAATAAGTGATGATAATGATTTAGAAAGGAACTCTATTTTACATTTATGTATTCTTGGAAATATACCAAATATTgctttatatatatttaactCAGCTACAGAGTACCAAAAAGATATTATGAGAAAATCAGTAAATAGAAATGGTAATACTGCTTTGCATTTAGCCTATATGTATGGTATGATGGGATTAGCAGAATTTCTTATTAACAATGGATTTGATAAGGATGCATTAAATGATCAAAACTTATCTCCTTTAGACTTAAAGTTGGAATATCAAGAAAACAATAGAAAAGAAAGCAAAGAAGATAATAAGATTTCTCAAAATCAGTATAAAAAAACAGAAATTAGACAAAGAAGAGCAAATAAAATACGAGAAGAAATATATGAAACACCAGTTTCAGAGTTTTTAGTAAAATACAATATTGCAGAAAAACCaaacttaataataaataatgatgaagaagaaaataatgataaagtTTTAGGTAAACATGATTTTGTTTTCAAACTCTTTTATAAGAAGGGCTATTACTATCTTGATTCAAGTTTTACAAGTCTAacttttaatgatttaacAAATATTGGAATCAAAGACAAAAGTTTAAAAGAGTTAATACTAGAAAGCTTAAGccaagaagaaaaaattaaccaagaaaagattcaaaaatcattaaaacaacaacaacaagataaaaagaaaagaaacaCAGGCTATTCTTTAATAGCAATTTCAACTTGCATATTCATATTCTTCATATTATATATTGTTTTAAATGCATTATCTAGAAACAAAGAAATACAAACAAACCCCAGTAAAAAGCCAAGAAATTATTCATCCTCCTACACTAAATATAAAGCTAGATATGATATTTAA
- a CDS encoding 40S ribosomal protein S12. pelota RNA binding domain containing protein, producing the protein MSDVEIDQEGTQVQVEQEVVNDLTTAIRYVLKNSFVRGGLLRGLNEVVLALDSKKAQVCFLAESCEEDCYKQLVEALCRERGIPLIMVPDSKELGEMAGLCKVDREGNPRKVVGAASVAIVDYGVESEAYHYLQKHIAENCRS; encoded by the coding sequence ATGTCTGACGTTGAAATTGATCAGGAAGGTACCCAAGTTCAAGTTGAACAAGAAGTTGTCAATGATTTAACAACTGCTATCAGATATgttttaaagaattctttTGTTAGAGGTGGATTATTACGTGGATTAAATGAAGTTGTTTTGGCTTTAGATTCCAAGAAAGCTCAAGTATGTTTCTTAGCTGAGTCTTGTGAGGAGGATTGCTATAAACAATTGGTTGAGGCTTTATGCCGTGAAAGAGGAATTCCTTTGATTATGGTTCCAGATTCAAAGGAATTAGGAGAAATGGCAGGTTTATGTAAAGTTGATAGAGAAGGTAATCCACGTAAGGTTGTTGGAGCAGCATCCGTAGCTATAGTAGACTATGGTGTTGAATCAGAGGCTTACCATTATCTCCAGAAACACATTGCTGAGAACTGTCGCTCTTAA
- a CDS encoding dynactin subunit p25-like has protein sequence ITNRGDLVMIRIGQYVILEQNCIVRPCFKKIKGKYGSVPISIGDCVQIGENSVVMASSIGSNVYIGKNSIIGSGSIIKDNCIILPDTTIAPNTLIPPFTEWGGTPGVMLRRLPESQNTLLQQSAIEYYNNFELVSNKVQEEPEKIQHSNTTLIKSMKTGITNFAKNKGDNGNGDDDDDDDDDDDDDDDDDNNNNNNNNNNNSNNDVNNNDRANDESREDGEGKEGEYGREGGESELS, from the coding sequence ataactaATAGAGGAGATCTTGTAATGATAAGAATTGGACAATATGTTATACTTGAACAAAACTGTATTGTAAGACCTTGTTTTAAAAAGATCAAAGGTAAATATGGATCAGTTCCTATTTCAATAGGAGATTGCGTTCAAATAGGTGAAAATTCTGTTGTTATGGCATCTTCAATAGGTTCAAATGTTtatattggaaaaaattcaattattggATCAGGCTctataattaaagataattgTATAATTTTGCCAGATACAACAATAGCTCCAAATACTTTAATTCCGCCATTTACAGAGTGGGGAGGAACTCCTGGAGTAATGCTAAGAAGACTTCCTGAATCTCAAAATACTCTATTACAACAAAGTGCTAtagaatattataataattttgagtTAGTTTCCAATAAAGTACAAGAAGAACCAGAGAAAATTCAACATTCAAATACAACATTGATCAAATCAATGAAGACAGGAATAACTAATTTTGCCAAGAATAAAGGAGACAATGGCAATGGcgatgatgatgatgatgatgatgatgatgatgatgatgatgatgatgatgataataataataataataataataataataataatagcaaTAACGATGTCAATAATAATGACAGAGCAAATGACGAAAGTAGAGAAGATGGAGAAGGTAAAGAAGGCGAGTATGGTAGAGAAGGAGGAGAAAGTGAATTAAGTTGA
- a CDS encoding arginine N-methyltransferase: INLLFLEISSLNKKLDYILYDLSWFKRTITFISKLYIVGSKFINMSGKYNQEKVSIIINDINTSDDEQISEDDVELLEYNSYLQEFESLSEAKCLFCDSSSNLTEEIWNHMKIQHEFDFSKETDGKEEYDQIRLINYLRKCANNGLDPKKEYEHIKKDGKIWNDDSLLTPILNDDRLILELDTLNEEYIQEEERNPNVICELSIEEENKLLKQKIKFMADLISEFQNKESLEFDSKKDPYPSPCSRISTASEQSTSITVSPHELSKKLLDLSEKESETLKPKLDKELNDIDAIIKNKIKNEDTPYFSSYSTLDIHREMILDKVRTDAYYNFITDPNNSINLFKDKIVLDVGTGTGILSLFAVKSGAKMVVAVDAAKDTIKIAEKIAQANNLGNKIHFICGKFEDLSLFIVENKVISISKNDLPPKDSVPFKCDIIISEWMGYCLLYESMLYTILDARNRYLKINDGKFSGHIFPSSVRLQISLADYSDSIDSLVSPWNNNRLYNLDLSEISPKLSVLLSTPYVEIVPVERLRCKNVYDLPSLPILDITSQELSNLRQPFKIELSDEFSFFTSLVVSFNAEFYSQFKKVDMETSPFHEPTHWKQTILHIKSPDDQLLKVVGGVSGYITITPRIDNSRHISILVELNNVKTLDNRVFPQLINHYSMN, encoded by the coding sequence ATTAATCTATTGTTTTTGGAAATAAGCTCgttaaataaaaagttagattatatattatatgaTTTAAGTTGGTTTAAAAGAAcaattacttttatttcaaagttATATATTGTTGGCAgtaaatttataaatatgtCAGGAAAATATAATCAAGAGAAAgtttcaattattataaatgaCATTAATACTAGTGATGATGAACAGATTAGCGAAGATGATGTTGAACTATTAGAGTATAATTCATATCTacaagaatttgaatctcTTTCAGAAGCAAAGTGTTTATTTTGTGATTCCAGCTCAAATTTGACTGAAGAAATTTGGAATCATATGAAAATACAACATGAATTTGACTTTTCTAAAGAAACTGATGGAAAGGAAGAATATGATCAAATTAGATTGATTAATTACTTAAGGAAATGTGCCAATAATGGATTAGATCCTAAGAAAGAGTATGAACATATTAAAAAGGATGGTAAAATATGGAACGATGACTCACTATTAACTCCAATTTTGAATGATGATAGATTGATTTTAGAATTAGATACTCTTAACGAAGAATATATCCAAGAAGAAGAGAGAAATCCAAATGTTATTTGCGAACTTTctattgaagaagaaaacaaattattaaaacaaaaaattaagttTATGGCAGATTTGATATcagaatttcaaaataaagagTCATTGGAATTTGATTCTAAAAAAGATCCATATCCATCCCCATGTAGTAGAATATCTACTGCTTCTGAGCAGAGTACTTCAATAACAGTTTCTCCACATGAGCTTTCAAAAAAACTATTAGATTTATCAGAAAAAGAATCTGAAACATTAAAACCAAAGCTTGATAAAGAACTGAATGACATTGAtgctattattaaaaataaaattaagaatGAAGATACTCCTTACTTTAGCTCTTATTCTACTTTAGATATTCATAGAGAAATGATTTTGGATAAAGTCAGAACAGATGCTTATTATAACTTTATTACTGatccaaataattcaattaatttatttaaagataaaattgTACTAGATGTTGGTACTGGTACTGGTATTCTTAGTTTATTTGCAGTAAAAAGTGGAGCCAAAATGGTAGTTGCTGTTGATGCTGCAAAAGATACCATTAAAATAGCAGAAAAAATTGCTCAAGCTAATAATTTAGGGaataaaattcattttatatGTGGAAAGTTTGAAGATTTAAGTTTATTTATTGTAGAAAATAAAGTgatttcaatttcaaagaatgaTCTACCTCCAAAAGATTCAGTACCATTTAAATGtgatataataatttcagaaTGGATGGGATATTGTTTATTATATGAAAGTATGTTATATACCATATTAGACGCTAGAAATAGATATTTAAAGATTAATGATGGGAAATTTTCTGGTCATATTTTTCCTTCTTCTGTTAGATTACAAATTTCGCTGGCAGATTATTCTGATTCTATCGACAGTTTAGTAAGTCCttggaataataatagacTTTATAATTTGGATCTTTCGGAGATATCTCCAAAATTATCAGTACTATTATCAACTCCATATGTTGAGATTGTTCCAGTAGAAAGATTACGTTGTAAAAATGTATATGATCTTCCAAGTTTACCTATTTTAGATATTACAAGTCaagaattatcaaatttaagACAACCTTTTAAAATAGAGCTTTCAGATgaattttcattctttaCTTCTTTAGTTGTTTCATTCAATGCAGAATTTTATTCTCAATTCAAAAAAGTTGATATGGAAACTTCTCCATTTCACGAACCAACACATTGGAAGCAGACAATATTGCATATTAAGTCTCCTGACGATCAACTTCTTAAAGTTGTTGGAGGTGTATCGGGTTATATTACAATAACTCCAAGAATAGATAATTCTAGACATATAAGTATACTTGTGGAACTAAATAATGTCAAGACATTAGATAACAGAGTATTTCCTCAACTAATTAATCATTATTcaatgaattaa
- a CDS encoding SNF7 ortholog, with product MFLFRRKQEKEETNPLSEIESAHEKALKASQAIQRSLLDLEEKEKKLENEAANLALQGDKNSALLVLRRKKLVTQEREKLLSSSLLLEQQLLNLETAKTQQMTMSALSASAMAHQSIISSTNTDKLEKISDTIKEQQSIHDEISQIINQSLPSMNEADLMEELSAIQAKEIDRKILESSEIFTTNNKVLLNSSTSNLDEKIMEKL from the coding sequence ATGTTTTTGTTTCGTAGAAAACaggaaaaagaagagaCAAATCCCCTTTCTGAAATAGAATCAGCTCATGAAAAAGCATTAAAAGCATCACAAGCAATTCAAAGGTCTTTGCTTGATTTGGaggagaaagaaaagaagcTTGAAAATGAAGCAGCTAATTTAGCATTACAAGGAGATAAGAATTCAGCATTGTTAGTattaagaagaaaaaaattggtCACTCAGGAAAGagagaaattattaagttcaagtttattattagaacaACAATTACTTAATTTAGAGACAGCAAAGACTCAACAGATGACAATGTCTGCATTATCTGCAAGTGCTATGGCTCATCAATCCATAATATCATCCACAAATACTGataaattggaaaaaattTCTGATACAATTAAGGAGCAACAATCAATTCATGATgaaatttctcaaataattaatcaatCTCTTCCTTCAATGAATGAAGCTGATCTTATGGAGGAATTAAGTGCAATACAAgcaaaagaaattgatagaaaaattcttgaatcatctgaaatatttaccactaataataaagtacTATTAAACTCTAGTACCAGTAATTTGGATGAGAAGATTATGGAAAAActataa
- a CDS encoding vacuole membrane protein, VMP1 like integral membrane protein — translation MPREVSIYKSPIKTLNLALLFCYEVVCKIIVELFTKWYKHILILFGITLTIMGLSNLNEKLGELIHNYIYVNILNGIWWIGLGFLSSVGLGCGIHTGLLFLFPHVYSIITTAERYNTLNFDPRQNMWSNLLNPGDLFIVNDLGSDGSSISLFNILLKILPYAFLWGFGTALGELPPYAAAYAASKSRKNNRLRELKRRKENEEFEVQNSSSIENIGNEGFEINKELLPDDESTEDTNNDSSIKHYLMSLIKKCIVTLINKFGGYGVFILSCWPNLMFDLCGIICGHYLMNFWTFFIPLVLGKGIIKVFFQTLLLIFLFSSKFENKHVDIILWFIKKWPISKFFDKDEIYLKETIHNELIYIKKTLSNMNEQSGDPISSLNSNNISKINNNNWWEVIISKIQITSLFSWITIFVVVLFAISIINEAAKYQDEAIRNKENKVKKD, via the coding sequence atgcCAAGAGAAGTCAGCATATACAAAAGTCCTATAAAGACTTTGAATCTTGCATTGCTATTTTGCTATGAAGTAGTATGTAAAATAATTGTGGAATTGTTTACAAAATGGTATAAACAcattttgatattatttggaattactTTGACAATAATGGGATTAAgtaatttaaatgaaaaattagGAGAGCTAATTCATAATTACATTTAcgttaatattttgaatggaATTTGGTGGATTGGATTGGGGTTTTTGAGTTCAGTAGGACTTGGTTGCGGCATTCATACTGgattattgtttttatttcctcatgtttattcaataattactACAGCTGAAAGATATAACACATTGAATTTTGACCCAAGGCAAAATATGTGGAGTAATTTATTGAACCCAGGAGATTTATTTATAGTAAATGATTTAGGTTCAGATGGATCATCAATCAGTCTATTTaacatattattaaagattctcCCATATGCATTTTTATGGGGTTTTGGTACGGCTTTAGGAGAGTTACCCCCATATGCAGCAGCATATGCAGCTTCAAAATctagaaaaaataatagattaAGAGAGTTAAAAAggagaaaagaaaatgaagaatttgaagtACAAAACTCTTCaagtattgaaaatattgggAATGAAggttttgaaattaataaggAGTTACTTCCTGATGATGAAAGTACTGAAGATACAAATAATGACTCAAGTATTAAACATTACTTGATGagtttaataaagaagTGTATAGTCACATTGATTAATAAGTTTGGTGGATATGGAGTCTTTATTTTAAGTTGTTGGCCAAATTTAATGTTTGATTTATGTGGAATCATATGTGGccattatttaatgaatttttggACTTTCTTTATTCCACTAGTTCTTGGTAAAGGTATAATAAAGGTTTTCTTTCagactttattattaatattcttattttcaagtaaatttgaaaataagcatgttgatattattctttggtttattaaaaaatggccaatttctaaattttttgataaagatgaaatttACCTTAAAGAAACAATTCATAACGagttaatttatataaaaaagaCTTTAAGTAATATGAATGAGCAATCTGGAGATCCTATTTCATCATtgaattccaataatattagtaaaataaataataacaattgGTGGGAAGTCATTATAAGTAAAATCCAAATTACTTCCTTATTTTCATGGATTACTATTTTTGTTGTTGTTTTATTTGCAATCTCTATCATTAATGAGGCAGCAAAATATCAAGATGAAGCCATCAGAAATAAGGAGAACAAAGTTAAAAAGGACTAA
- a CDS encoding adapter-protein complex 1 gamma subunit (gamma adaptin): KEKKMSIKLRELIRQVRNCKTAAEERSIISKECAHIRALFKEDENQYRQRNIAKLLFIHMLGYPSQFGQVECLKLIASNKFCEKRIGYLAICQLLDEDSEILLLATNSIKNDLNHSNQYINGLALSAIANTAPKEMCRAVFREVSELLLVGNPFIKKRALLASVHIIRVLEDAEIESFINCIPSLLEDKHHGVLLGTCHMINSIIQYHPEHIEALGPFVPLLVKILNTISMAGYLNSMEYDNGGVTDQFLQVHILITIGDLRTVIADDIKENICAVLAQLLTNTDHSKNGGNSILYESVRTIIKLLPYINEDGLYMLAVNTVTKFLQNTDLNIRFVALGLLENMKEFPNNSSTCSIVSNVNESLTGNNDNSNNETAHAGLAPHHALILDCLKDSDSSIKLRALKVLFSVINENNIKTFIKDLLNALLISTENEEIDFSIELATGMCIAVRKCKHLTPQWYIDTYIKLFCLAGNIIKEEERDYFISYLSSLSDSSIHSYTVKKLYLSLLSRNDQILLIQVTLWAIGEYSQHLFTNNNGIGSFEEQKSLDTSEIDISEESVMSLIENILVCNSREMSNSNYSLSISGINNLCIDYSHPIKGVGTYGSISSIETTINFALVALIKASIRLKTQKNKILQLIQSQASSPSVEIQQRALEYIQILNSNWDSNRSQILNPIPVFDLSNLYSNETRTNSYINLNAYNSPKNTKNENINNKSNDNTLVTDLLDLDSNINEVTGNTSTNNINNSKVESTNGNILDLFDTIASNNTKTNHIDFNANDSMAPVSKIDPVLTITHNNSGNSNNNLLNFNDNKPTITTKSSPFEDLIDFNKLDLSSSHSSSIQNNNLNSIETIKIYENKDIRITFDISKNKFNQRETNFTAKYFNISDVDISNFKLEIAVPKYLNIQLETASSNYLPSNNFNHPAKQEIKVTKNGDENNQILMKLRINYLINNNQVTEYSNVNNIPSKY, translated from the coding sequence aaagaaaaaaagatgtCAATAAAGCTACGCGAACTAATTAGACAAGTTAGAAACTGCAAAACGGCAGCAGAAGAAAGGTctataatttcaaaagaatgTGCCCATATCAGAGCACTTtttaaagaagatgaaaatcaatatagacaaagaaatattgcaaaattattatttattcatatGCTTGGATATCCAAGTCAATTTGGACAAGTTGAATGCTTAAAACTAATTGCTAGCAATAAATTTTgtgaaaaaagaattggaTATCTTGCGATTTGTCAATTATTAGATGAAGATTCTGAAATTTTATTGCTTGCAACCAATAGTATCAAGAATGATCTGAATCACTCAAACCAATATATTAATGGACTTGCACTCTCTGCTATAGCTAACACAGCTCCTAAAGAGATGTGTAGAGCAGTTTTTAGAGAAGTTAGTGAACTTTTACTAGTTGGGAACCCATTCATCAAGAAAAGAGCATTACTTGCATCAGTACATATTATTCGAGTTCTTGAAGATGCAGAAATTGAGTCATTTATTAACTGTATTCCTTCTTTACTTGAAGATAAGCATCATGGAGTTCTTTTAGGTACTTGTCATAtgattaattcaataatacaATATCATCCTGAACATATTGAAGCTTTAGGACCTTTTGTACCTTTATtagtaaaaatattaaacacAATAAGTATGGCAGGATATCTTAATTCTATGGAATATGATAATGGAGGAGTCACAGACCAATTTCTACAAGTACATATACTAATTACAATTGGTGATCTCAGAACTGTTATTGCAGATGATATTAAAGAGAATATTTGTGCCGTATTAGCTCAATTATTGACTAATACTGATCATTCCAAAAATGGCGGGAATTCTATTTTATATGAATCTGTTAGAaccattattaaattattaccATATATTAATGAGGATGGATTATATATGTTAGCTGTTAATACGGTAACAAAATTCTTACAAAATACTGATTTAAATATCCGTTTTGTTGCCCTTGgtttattagaaaatatgaAAGAATTTCCAAATAACTCCAGTACTTGTTCAATAGTCTCAAATGTTAATGAGAGCTTAACTGGAAATAATGACAACAGTAATAATGAAACTGCGCATGCAGGTTTGGCGCCACATCATGCATTAATTTTAGACTGTTTGAAAGATTCTGACTCGTCAATTAAACTTAGGGCATTAAAAGTTTTGTTTTCtgtaataaatgaaaacaATATAAAGACTTTTATTAAGGACTTATTGAATGCATTATTGATTTCAacagaaaatgaagaaattgatttttctATAGAATTAGCAACAGGAATGTGTATTGCGGTAAGGAAATGTAAGCATTTAACCCCACAGTGGTATATTGATACTTATATTAAACTATTTTGCTTGGctggaaatattattaaagaagaagaaaggGATTACTTTATTTCTTACCTTTCTTCTTTAAGTGATTCAAGCATTCATTCATATACTGTCAAAAAGTtatatttatcattattatcaagaAATGACCAAATTTTACTAATTCAAGTTACTTTATGGGCAATTGGCGAATATTCTCAGCATCTatttactaataataatggaattgGCTCTTTTGAAGAACAAAAATCTTTAGATACCTCAGAAATTGATATCTCTGAAGAATCTGTTATGagtttaattgaaaatattttagtTTGTAATTCAAGGGAAATGTCAAATAGTAACTACTCATTATCAATATCAGgaatcaataatttatgCATTGATTATTCTCATCCAATAAAAGGAGTTGGAACTTATGGCTCTATTAGCTCTATAGAAACTACAATCAACTTTGCATTAGTAGCTTTGATCAAAGCTAGTATTCGACTCAAGAcccaaaaaaataagatacTACAGCTTATTCAGAGTCAAGCATCATCTCCATCAGTTGAAATACAACAAAGAGCTTTAGAATATatacaaattttgaattctaACTGGGATTCTAACCGAAGTCAAATTCTTAACCCTATTCCAGTATTTGATCTTTCAAATCTTTACTCTAATGAAACTAGAACAAACAGCTATATTAATCTCAATGCCTATAACTCTCCAAAAAATACtaagaatgaaaatataaataacaaATCTAATGATAATACCCTTGTAACAGATCTTTTAGACCTtgattctaatattaatgaagtAACAGGTAATACAAgtactaataatattaacaattcTAAAGTTGAATCGACTAATGGAAACATCCTGGACTTATTTGACACTATAGCCAGTAATAATACAAAGACTAATCACATCGATTTTAATGCAAATGATTCTATGGCTCCAGTTTCTAAAATTGATCCTGTTTTAACTATCACTCATAATAATTCTGGTAACAGTAATAACAACTTActtaattttaatgataataaacCTACAATAACTACCAAGAGTTCTCCATTTGAGGATCTTATTGACTTTAATAAGCTTGATTTATCTTCTTCACACTCTTCttcaattcaaaataataatttaaattctattgaaactattaaaatttatgAAAACAAGGATATTAGAATCACATTTGATATATCCAAAAACAAATTCAACCAAAGAGAAACCAACTTCACTGCAaagtatttcaatatttctgaTGTAGATATATCAAACTTTAAACTAGAAATTGCTGTTCCAAAATATCTTAATATTCAGCTTGAAACTGCCTCTAGCAACTACCTTCCTTCTAATAACTTCAATCATCCAGCAAAAcaagaaattaaagttaCCAAAAATGgagatgaaaataatcaaatacTTATGAAGCTTAGAATTAACTATCTTATCAACAATAACCAAGTTACCGAATATTCGaatgtaaataatattcccagcaaatattaa